Proteins from a genomic interval of Lolium perenne isolate Kyuss_39 chromosome 1, Kyuss_2.0, whole genome shotgun sequence:
- the LOC127338445 gene encoding disease resistance protein Pik-2-like, which produces MVSLLSKLGELVKEEYELQNGVKDDVEFLRSELTSIHAALRVVAEVPWDQLEEQVRIWAEDVRDLSYAMENALDTFLVRVEDPPKPEKVNWLKKKIGDMSNLLDKGKLRHEIGKKIRDIKEKVKEVADRRVC; this is translated from the exons ATGGTCTCCCTCCTCTCCAAGCTGGGCGAGCTCGTCAAGGAGGAGTACGAGCTGCAGAACGGGGTGAAGGATGATGTCGAGTTCCTGAGGAGTGAGCTGACGAGCATCCACGCTGCCCTCCGTGTGGTGGCGGAGGTGCCGTGGGACCAGCTCGAGGAGCAGGTCAGGATCTGGGCAGAGGATGTCCGGGATCTCTCCTACGCTATGGAGAATGCTCTCGACACTTTCCTGGTGCGTGTTGAGGACCCTCCCAAACCAGAGAAGGTCAACTGGCTAaagaagaagattggcgacatgtCCAACTTGCTCGACAAAGGCAAGCTACGCCATGAAATTGGCAAGAAGATCAGAGACATCAAGGAAAAAGTCAAGGAAGTGGCTGATCGGc GCGTCTGCTAG